The nucleotide sequence GTCGACACCCCGCCAATGTCCCAGCGGTCGCAAGTAGCGAACAGCGGTAGCAGGCCGATCGCCGCGTGCTCGGCGGCATGCAGGGCACCGGGGACGCGCGCCGGATCCAACTCGGCGCCCGTCCCCGGTGCTCCGCCAAGTTCCTCGGTCCCCACCCTGGAGCCTCCGGTCCCCACCGGCTCCAGAACTTCGGTCCCCGTCCGATGGCCCCCGGTCCCCACCACACCATCGGACGCGCCGAGCAGCTCGGCGGAGATCGTGTACCAGACGGCACGGGTGTGCAGGCTCTGCTCCGGCAGATCCAGCGGAGTCTGGTCCAGCACCTCACCGGACGGACGTCTCCGCAAGTAGCCGACCACTTGCGAGCTCACCGAAACCTCGCCCAGGTTCACCGTGACCCCGCCGTGCACTCGCTTCTCTTCGGTGCGCAACACGCTGATGTCGACGATCTCGCGCGGTGACGTGGACCAGTCCGGGTCCTCAGCGTGCACCAGGGCGAGCCCGGTCTCCAGATCCAGTTCGTCGACCACATAGGACGAACCCTGGTGCAGGTACACCGCGCCGGGATGGACCGCGTAACAGGCGGAACCCGGGTCGACGGTGCCGAGCATCCGGCCGGAATCGGCTTCCACCACGGCGATCTGCTCGCCACCGGAACCCCGGATGCCGACCTCGGCGTGCGGCCGGTCGCGCGAGGTCCAGTACCAGCCGCTCGGGCGGCGGCGGACGATCTTCTCCTTGACCAGATCGGCGAGCACGGCGCGTGCCGCGTCACCGCCGAAGGCCGCGACCTCCGGTTCGGTCAGTGGGAGTTCGGCGATGGCGCAGGCCAGTTGCGGCCCGAGCACATACGGATTCGACGGGTCGAGGACGGCGGCCTCCACCGGCCGGTCCAGGATCGCGGCCGGATGGTGCACGAGGTAGGTGTCCAGCGGATCGTCGCGGGCCACGAACACGACCAGAGCCGCGTCGCCCGCGCGCCCGGCCCGGCCCGCCTGTTGCCAGAACGAAGCGAGCGTCCCCGGATAGCCTGCCAGTACCACCGCGTCCAGCCCGGCGATGTCGACGCCGAGTTCGAGCGCGTTCGTCGTCGCGACGCCGAGCAACCGCCCGGACAGCAACGCCGCTTCGAGGGCGCGGCGTTCCTCCGGGAGATACCCGGATCGGTACGCGGCGACGGATTCCGCCAGCGAACCGTCCACTTCGGACAGAATCCGCCTGGCGCCGAGCGCGGTCAGCTCCGCGCCCCGCCGCGACCGGACGAAAGCCAGCGAGCGGGCGCCTTCGATGACCAGTTCGGCGAGGATCCGGGAAGCCTCGGCCCCCGCCGAACGCCGCACCGGCGCCCCGTTCTCGCCCGAGAGTTCCGACAGCAGCGGGGGTTCCCACAACGCGACCGTGCGCTCGCCGCGCGGCGAGCCGTCCTCGGTGACGGGGACACAGTCCTGTCCGGAGAGCTTCGACGCGAACGCCGCCGGGTCCGCCGTCGTCGCGGACGCGAGGACGAAGACCGGCGAAGCGCCGTAGTACGCCGCGACCCTTCGCAGCCTGCGCAGCAGCAGCGCCACATGGGAACCGAAGACACCTCGATAGCTGTGGCATTCGTCGACGACGACGAACGAGAGCCGACGGAAGAACCGGGACCAGCGCGCGTGCGACGAGAGGATCCCGCGGTGCAGCATGTCCGGGTTCGTGAACACCCAGTTCGCGTGCGCGCGGACCCAGTCCCGCTCCTCCAGCGGGGTGTCGCCGTCGAACGACGCCGGCCGTGCCTTCTTGATGTCCAAAGAGGACACCGCGCGCAACTGGTCCGCGCCGAGCGCCTTGGTCGGCGACAGGTACAGCGCCGTGGCCCGCTCGTCCTCGACGAGTGCCGAGAGCACCGGCAATTGGTATGCGAGCGACTTGCCCGAGGCGGTGCCGGTCGAGATCACGACGTGCCTGCCCCCGCGGGCCAAGGACGCGGCCTCCACCTGATGCCGCCATGGCACCTCGACTCCGTTCGCCTTCAGCGCCTCGACGACCGGACCCGCCGCCCACTCCGGCCAGTCCACGCGATCCGCCGGACGGGCCGGCAACTCGGCCACATGGGTGACCGGGTACAGCGAAGCCGGGATCCCCGCCGTCGCGCGGTCGAGAAGCCGCCGGCCCTTGCCGGATCGCACCGTGCCGTCCACCTTCGGAAGCTTGGCACAGCGCACCGACAGAAACGGTCCGCCGCCGGACGGAACAGGCACTGGAAGCGGCCCCTGATGATCGATACAGTGACCAGCCTCACAAGATTACGGAACGTACGGTGGCGGGGACGCCTTGCCGCCCGCCATCCCACTACCAATACACTCCCGCAATCCACACCGTCTGTGGCGAGCGTCATGTGAGACGTGCCTTGCAGTGCGACTAGCGTGACGTTCGGCTCAGATCCCCATGCCAACGTCGGCACGCCGGTTCCATCGGCGGATCGTCGTTGGCCAACGGCGACGTCTCCAGGAGGACGAATGTCCCGGCAGTTCCTCGCGGAGGGCGAACTCACGCTCTCCGGAGGTGGTTACACCATCGTCGGTGTGATCGCCGTGGTCGCCCTTGCCGCACTGGTCATCGGCTACGTTCTGCTCAAGGAGGTCTTGGCCGCCGGCCAGGGCACCTCCAAGATGCAGGACATCGCGAAGGCAGTGCAGGAAGGCGCGGCTGCCTATCTCAAACGGCAGCGCAACACCCTCGTGATCTTCGGGGGAATCGTGTTCGTGCTGCTCTTCGCTTTGCCGGCCGATGACTGGAACGAGAAGATCGGCAGGTCCATCTTCTTCTTGGTCGGCGCCGGATTCTCCTTCGCGATCGGCTATCTCGGCATGTGGCTGGCGACGCAGGCGAACCTTCGTGTCGCGGCCGCTTCGCGCGAGGAAGGCGGTCGCGAGAAGGCGATGCGCCTGGCCTTCCGCACCGGGGGCGTCGTCGGCATGATCACCGTCGGTCTCGGCCTGTTCGGCGCCGCGGTGGTCGTCCTGGTCTACACCGGACAGGCCCCGAAGGTGTTGGAGGGCTTCGGTTTCGGTGCCGCGCTGATCGCGATGTTCATGCGTGTCGGCGGCGGTATCTTCACGAAGGCCGCCGACGTCGGCGCGGACCTGGTCGGCAAGGTCGAGCAGGGCATCCCCGAGGACGACCCGCGTAACGCGGCCACCATCGCCGACAACGTCGGTGACAACGTGGGCGACTGCGCCGGCATGGCGGCGGACCTCTTCGAGTCGTACGCGGTCATGCTCGTCGCGGCGCTGATCCTGGGTAGCACGGCCTTCGGCGTGCACGGCCTGATCTTCCCGCTCATCGTTCCCGCCATCGGCGTGATCACCGCGGTCATCGGCGTCTACATCACCAAGGCCAAAGCGGGTGAAGGCGGTCTGGTCACGATCAACCGCTCGTTCTACATCTCCGCGGGGATTTCCGCGGTGCTCTCGACGATCGCCGCGTTCGTCTACCTGCCCGGTTCGTTCTCCGAGCTGACCAGTGGTGCCACCAACGAGTCCGGCAACCCGGCGCTGATCGCGACCATTTCGGTGATCATCGGCATCGTGCTCGCGGCGGTCATCCTCAAGCTGACCGGCTACTACACCGGCACCGAGCACAAGCCGGTCAAGGAGGTCGGCAAGTCCTCCGAAACCGGTGCGGCGACGGTGATCCTGGCCGGTATCTCGGTCGGTTTCGAGTCCGCCGTGTACACCGCGCTGGTCATCAGCGCTGCCGTGTTCGGTGCGTACCTGCTCGGTGGCGGCGTCGCGCTGTTCGCCGTGGCGCTGGCCGGTACCGGTCTGCTCACCACGGTCGGCGTCATCGTCGCGATGGACACCTTCGGCCCGATTTCGGACAACGCGCAGGGCATCGCCGAGATGTCGGGTGACGTCGACGAGGACGCGGCGCAGATCCTCACCGAGCTCGACGCGGTCGGCAACACCACCAAGGCCATCACCAAGGGCATCGCGATCGCCACGGCGGTCCTCGCGGCGACGGCGCTGTTCGGGTCCTATCAGGACGCGATCAGCAAGGCGCTGAAGTCGATCCCGGAGGCGGCCGAGGCGAGCACGAGCGCGGTGAACTTCTTCGTGAACTCGGTGGTCAGCCCGAACACCCTGGTCGGTGTGATCGTCGGTGCCGCGGTCGTGTTCCTGTTCTCCGGTCTCGCGGTCAACGCGGTGTCCCGTGCCGCCGGCGCGGTCGTCTACGAAGTGCGCCGCCAGTTCCGTGACATCCCGGGGATCATGGAGGGCACCACCCGTCCCGAGTACGGCCGGGTCGTCGACATCGTCACGCGTGACTCGCTGCGTGAGCTGACCACGCCCGGTCTGCTCGCGGTCTTCGCCCCGATCGCGGTCGGCTTCGGCCTCGGCACCGGCGCGCTCGCCGGTTACCTGGCCGGCGCGATCGCTTCCGGCACCCTGATGGCGATCTTCCTCGCCAACTCCGGTGGTGCCTGGGACAACGCGAAGAAGCTCGTGGAGGACGGAAGCCACGGCGGCAAGGGTTCGGACGCGCACGAGGCCACCATCATCGGTGACACCGTGGGTGACCCGTTCAAGGACACCGCCGGTCCGGCGATCAACCCGCTGATCAAGGTGATGAACCTGGTGTCGGTGCTGATCGCCCCGGCGGTCGTGCAGTTCTCGATCGGCGCGGACGCGAACGTCGCCGTCCGGATCGGGATTTCGTTGGTCGCCGTCGCGATCATCGTCGCCGCGATCGTCGTCTCGAAGCGGCGCGAGTCGGTTCTTTCCGACAACCCCGCGCAAGCGAAGGCGTAACTCCGAAAGTTCCGCCCGCCGGGCCCGTCACGATCTCTCGTGGCGGGCCCGGCGTCTGTCCGGCGCGGGCTAATGTCTGTGCGTCACGCCGATCCGATCCGGGGGAGTCCCTGCCATGAGGCGTTCGATCATCTTGTTCGCCGCCGTTCTCCTGCTGGCGGGCTGTGGTGGCGCGGAGCCGGCGTCCGCTCCTTCTCCTTCTTCACCCGCGCCGGTGGCCGGGAGTTCCTGGATGGACGGTTTCTGCGGTTCGCTGATCGACTTCGCCAAGATCGGCGATTTCCGGATGCCCGATTTCGAGCAGGACGACGTCGCGAGTGCGCGGAAGGTGATGGACGAGGCCTTCGGGGTGTTCGCGCCCGGTTTCGACAACGCGGTCACCGGTTTGGGGAAGCTCGGCCAGGCGCCGAGCGCGGAAGCCGACGCGGCGCGCGAGAGCATCGTCGCCGCGCTGACGCCGATCCGGGACAAGGTGCTAGCCGCGAAGGCCGCACTCGACGCGGCACCGAAGGACGACAAGGCCGCCGTGGCGGCCGCCGCGGTTTCCTTCCGGCAGATCGGATCCGACATCAACGACATGCCCGACCCGTTCCAGCAGCTGGAAACGAACGTTTCGCTGAAAACACTGGCCGCGCAGGCCCCGAACTGCAAGAAGCTGCCTTCCTGACGCTTCTTTCCGCCGCGTTGATTTGCATTGCCCCCCGGTATCGGTACCGTCGGGGGCCAGCTGGGAAGTCGTCAGGTCGGGAGGTGTTTTCGTGCGGCCGCGGTTCACCGTCCTTGCCGCGCTAGCAACAGGTATCGGACTCGGCCTCGCCGGGTGCGGGCAGCAGCCCGCGGTGACTTCCCACGCCAGACAAGAAGGTCTCGCGACGGTCAGCGCGTCGGAGGCCGACCCCGCCTCCGCTTGGACAGAGGGATACTGCGGCGCGGCAGGCGGCCTCGTCCGGACGCTGGCGACGCTGCCCAGCGTCGATCCGAGCACGCCGCAGCAGGCTTCCCGTACGTCCAGCGAGCTGTTGACCTCGGTGGTCGAAGGGCTGGATCGCACGTCCGCGGCCTTCGAGAACCTCGGTCCGGCGCCGGTCGCGGGAGGTGACTCTTCGCGCATGTCCGCCGTCGCCCAGCTCGCCGGCATCCGGGCCCGCGCCGACGACGTCCGCCTCCGCCTCGACTCCTCAAGTGACCCCGAAGCGACGAAGACGGCGCTTCGTGACGCGAGGACGTCCCTCGACGAACTAGACCGCCTCGACCTTCTCAGGGGCCTTAACGACGTCCCCCAGCTCGCCGCGGCGAGCAGCCGGATCCCGATTTGCCAGGAATTGGTCAAACAACCTCGCTGAGTCACCCGGCGATCACTGGCCATGACTCGAACTTGTGTTCTATTCTGTTCGGGTGGACGGGACGATCTCGCTCTTCTCGGCGGAGGCGAGCGGGCCGGGGCTCGCCGACCTCGCCGGTGTGCTGTGCGGGCCCGGGCGGATGACGGGTTTCGGGCGGACGGCCGCGCGGCTGTCCGCCGTGGTCGACGAGCCGTGGCGGGCGGGTGCCCTCGCCAGGGAATGCCGTCGGCGCGGCGCCGAGGCGCAGGTCTCGGCCGCCGAATGCGGACGGCCGCTCGTGAGGACACCGTTCCGCGTCGACCTGCTGCCCCTGGAGCAGCGCTGGAACCGTGGTGAAGAGAAGGTCCTGCCGGAAGGCTTCCGGCTCGACGGGGCCATGTTGAGAATGTGGGCGCTCGCGGCGGGCAGTCCCCAGGGCAACGGCTACCTGCTCGCGCTCGATCCTGAGGCGCCGGAGACGCACGAGCGGCTGATCACGGCGCTGGCCCAGCTGGGCGTGCGCCGGATCACGGCGCTGGCCCAGCTGGGCGTGCCGGCGAAGGCGCAGAAGGGCGAAGAAGCGCTGCTCCGGGTCACCGGGCGCAGGCGGCTCGCGCATGTGCTGGAGCTGATCGGAGACGCGCCGGCGGGTGCCGAGCCCGCTTGGCCGA is from Amycolatopsis lurida and encodes:
- a CDS encoding sodium-translocating pyrophosphatase; translated protein: MSRQFLAEGELTLSGGGYTIVGVIAVVALAALVIGYVLLKEVLAAGQGTSKMQDIAKAVQEGAAAYLKRQRNTLVIFGGIVFVLLFALPADDWNEKIGRSIFFLVGAGFSFAIGYLGMWLATQANLRVAAASREEGGREKAMRLAFRTGGVVGMITVGLGLFGAAVVVLVYTGQAPKVLEGFGFGAALIAMFMRVGGGIFTKAADVGADLVGKVEQGIPEDDPRNAATIADNVGDNVGDCAGMAADLFESYAVMLVAALILGSTAFGVHGLIFPLIVPAIGVITAVIGVYITKAKAGEGGLVTINRSFYISAGISAVLSTIAAFVYLPGSFSELTSGATNESGNPALIATISVIIGIVLAAVILKLTGYYTGTEHKPVKEVGKSSETGAATVILAGISVGFESAVYTALVISAAVFGAYLLGGGVALFAVALAGTGLLTTVGVIVAMDTFGPISDNAQGIAEMSGDVDEDAAQILTELDAVGNTTKAITKGIAIATAVLAATALFGSYQDAISKALKSIPEAAEASTSAVNFFVNSVVSPNTLVGVIVGAAVVFLFSGLAVNAVSRAAGAVVYEVRRQFRDIPGIMEGTTRPEYGRVVDIVTRDSLRELTTPGLLAVFAPIAVGFGLGTGALAGYLAGAIASGTLMAIFLANSGGAWDNAKKLVEDGSHGGKGSDAHEATIIGDTVGDPFKDTAGPAINPLIKVMNLVSVLIAPAVVQFSIGADANVAVRIGISLVAVAIIVAAIVVSKRRESVLSDNPAQAKA
- a CDS encoding DEAD/DEAH box helicase, which codes for MDGTVRSGKGRRLLDRATAGIPASLYPVTHVAELPARPADRVDWPEWAAGPVVEALKANGVEVPWRHQVEAASLARGGRHVVISTGTASGKSLAYQLPVLSALVEDERATALYLSPTKALGADQLRAVSSLDIKKARPASFDGDTPLEERDWVRAHANWVFTNPDMLHRGILSSHARWSRFFRRLSFVVVDECHSYRGVFGSHVALLLRRLRRVAAYYGASPVFVLASATTADPAAFASKLSGQDCVPVTEDGSPRGERTVALWEPPLLSELSGENGAPVRRSAGAEASRILAELVIEGARSLAFVRSRRGAELTALGARRILSEVDGSLAESVAAYRSGYLPEERRALEAALLSGRLLGVATTNALELGVDIAGLDAVVLAGYPGTLASFWQQAGRAGRAGDAALVVFVARDDPLDTYLVHHPAAILDRPVEAAVLDPSNPYVLGPQLACAIAELPLTEPEVAAFGGDAARAVLADLVKEKIVRRRPSGWYWTSRDRPHAEVGIRGSGGEQIAVVEADSGRMLGTVDPGSACYAVHPGAVYLHQGSSYVVDELDLETGLALVHAEDPDWSTSPREIVDISVLRTEEKRVHGGVTVNLGEVSVSSQVVGYLRRRPSGEVLDQTPLDLPEQSLHTRAVWYTISAELLGASDGVVGTGGHRTGTEVLEPVGTGGSRVGTEELGGAPGTGAELDPARVPGALHAAEHAAIGLLPLFATCDRWDIGGVSTAWHEDTGEATVFVHDGHPGGAGFADRGFAAIVPWLAATREAIVSCECPAGCPSCVQSPKCGNGNDPLDKAGAVAVLDTVLGALRQHGSVSGHGVA